The following proteins come from a genomic window of Cervus canadensis isolate Bull #8, Minnesota chromosome 3, ASM1932006v1, whole genome shotgun sequence:
- the NACAD gene encoding NAC-alpha domain-containing protein 1 isoform X2, with protein sequence MPGEAARAELLLPEAGGPGPRTDLSCDAAAATTPKGDRLEHCALTSGPSALALAFLHGKPGARPPPEGASWDAGPGRAPSAWAVQAEGGPSPGPAEVRPTTEGPLPASLEPRIVMGEETRQAAPLPRATVPELRDWEGGHANLNPPPELCSQGDPAVPFPSPDPDSYFTPPSTPTKTASTLLPGPGPHRDAQDAQAELGDSPPASPTGSYITADGDSWASSPSCSLSLQALAEGLDVPSGWGFSPPGSVVDERELPPAGTPDSSSPESSLSADSSSSWGQEGHFFELDFLANDPMIPAYLLPFQGSLIFQVEAVEVTPLPHEEEEVEEEEHEEEQEVPLPRGDLAGEGEDDSTFASSLQSLSDLSITEGVDEAFAFRDDTSAASSDPDLASYTGADDDRLYSGEPHAQPTTLLQDSPGEAASWGPELALGVSEGEAGQAAKSQEPISEIMRVGPAAAQVSSAAMAPHIPQESLDFTGVSPQAQGEEPGFTMGPVPVAPVPSQPLQEGDTATLGPEPWILKGEADLNSLQTLKEDTGQEFATATSPEPQPEVDPAAFPHLQDAGFPLAQESASKTSPEPHLEEEDLTASSPLQDAGLPLVQGSASEVSPEPQSGEDLTASSPLQDAGLPLVQGSVPEVSPEPQSEEEDLTASVPLQDAGLPLVQGPASEPIPEPQSEDLTASLPLKDEGLPLVQGSASKASPEPQSEEENLTASSPLQDAGLPLVQGSASEASPEPQSEEEDLRASSPLQDAGLCLVQGSVSEVSPEPQSEEDMTASSTLKDAGLPLVQGSASEASLEPQSEEEDRTASLPLQDAGFPLVQGSASEASPEHQSEEDLKTSSPLQEAGLPLVHESASETSPEPESEEEDLTASPPLQDASLPLVQGSASEASPEPQSEEEDLTVSLPLKDADLPLVQEFSSEASPEPQSEEDLRVSLPLKDADLPLVQEFSSEASLEPQSEEDLTVSPPLQDTGLHLVHGSASEASPEPQSEEEDLTASPPLQDAGLPLVQGSASEVSPEPQTEEDLTVSLPLQDADLPLAQGSASEVSPEPQSEEEDLTASSPLQDAGLPLAQGSASEVSPEPQSEDLTASPPLQEAGLHLVQGSASEASPEPQSEEEVTVSPPLQDTGLPLVQGSASEASPEPQSEEDDLRASTPLQDAGVPLAQGSISEASLEPQSEEDLTASPPLQDTGLPLVQGSASEASSEPQSEEDLTVSPPLQDTGLPLVQGSASEVSPEPQSEEEDLTASLPLQDAGLPLVQGSASEASLEHQSEEEDLTTSLPLQDADLPLAQGSASEASSEPQSEEDLTVSPPLQDAGLSLVQGSASEASLEHQSEEEDLTASPPLQDAGLPLVQGSASKASLEHQSEEEDLTASPPLQDAGLPLVQGSASEASLEHQSEEEDLTASPPLQDAGVPLVQGSASEASLEHQSEEEDLTASPPLQDAGVPLVQGSASEASLEHQSEEDLTASPPLQDAGVPLVQGSASEASLEHQSEEEDLTASLPLQDADLPLVQGSASEASSEPQSEEDLTASPPLQGAGLPLVQGSASEASSEPQSEEDLRASSPLQDAGLPLVQGSASEASSESQSEEEDLTASLPLEDAGLPLVQGSASEASPEPQSEEEDLTASLPLQDAGLPLVQGSASEASPEPHSEEEDLTASLPLQDAGLPLVQGSASEASSEPQSEEDLTASSPLQDAGLPLVQGSASEASSEPQSEEDLTASSLLQDAGLPSSQVSATSASPQALMTDAGCTQGTEPTVTAARRKGSKTLGLRPAPEQRDPDHTGGSDSLALDQIHLGGPDLPADARTPLEGDAGPSKPATEIPDIPEPFTAVQGPPKPDSSGEEVAKGILAPEQEAFHDVCAHGGDGAESSSLPKKALGAEHQGHEALKPVVHGPGVCPTASLEVGQLGPPSPVEEGRATLGHRLPMAVGSEAGLGSCSESPSRAVPRLGGHCAKDPAPTSPLPLRQSKPVLGPGRGEQAQAALGVLGPSPLQPPESPIGGLPSTPQDRIQSPEPPAPGALMEAVPTPLASPAPCPCRGPREDLVEGAEPLGSPGHPPPRPRAQRAVAASSGITTPPGAGQVSLPPHPTLLSPKAAPKRGTHAKDPASRLSPPRQVPPGPGPRSPAGPRALPATEQDDGDSLEEDSPRALGSGQHSDSHGESSAELEEQDLPGPQTAQCPAQVPEKAPAGSGSEETVAKAKQSRSEKKARKAMSKLGLRQIQGVTRITIQKSKNILFVIAKPDVFKSPASDTYVVFGEAKIEDLSQQVHRAAAEKFKVPSEPSALVPESAPGPRARPECEQEEEEEEEEVDEAGLELRDIELVMAQANVSRAKAVRALRDNQSDIVNAIMELTM encoded by the exons ATGCCCGGGGAGGCTGCCCGCGCCGAGCTGCTGCTGCCGGAGGCGGGCGGGCCGGGACCCCGCACAG ATCTGTCCTGTGATGCGGCTGCGGCTACCACCCCAAAGGGGGACCGGCTGGAGCACTGTGCCCTGACATCTGGGCCCAGCGCCCTGGCTCTCGCGTTCCTGCACGGCAAGCCTGGTGCCCGGCCCCCACCTGAGGGAGCCAGCTGGGATGCAGGGCCAGGCCGCGCCCCCTCAGCCTGGGCGGTCCAGGCAGAGGGCggccccagcccagggcctgcCGAGGTTCGGCCTACTACTGAAGgtcctctcccagcctccctggAGCCCCGGATTGTAATGGGCGAGGAGACGCGCCAGGCAGCCCCACTGCCCAGGGCAACTGTGCCGGAGCTCAGGGACTGGGAGGGTGGGCATGCTAACCTGAACCCACCCCCCGAGTTGTGTTCTCAGGGTGACCCTGCtgtgcctttcccttccccagaccCCGATTCCTACTTCacgcctccctccacccccaccaagaCAGCCTCCACCCTGCTCCCTGGCCCCGGGCCCCACAGGGACGCCCAGGATGCCCAGGCTGAGCTAGGGGACTCGCCGCCAGCCTCGCCTACTGGCTCATACATCACAGCAGACGGGGACAGCTGGGCCTCATCCCCATCCTGCTCCCTGAGCCTGCAGGCCCTGGCCGAAGGGCTGGATGTACCCTCAGGCTGGGGCTTCTCTCCACCTGGGTCTGTGGTCGATGAGAGGGAGCTGCCCCCTGCCGGGACCCCGGACAGCTCATCCCCAGAGTCCAGCCTCTCGGCAGACAGCAGCTCTTCCTGGGGTCAGGAGGGCCACTTCTTCGAGCTGGACTTCTTGGCCAACGACCCGATGATCCCTGCTTACCTCCTGCCCTTCCAGGGCAGCCTGATTTTCCAGGTGGAGGCGGTGGAGGTGACACCCCTGCCCCacgaggaggaggaagtggaggaggaggagcacgAAGAGGAGCAGGAGGTCCCCCTCCCCAGAGGGGACCTAGCCGGGGAGGGCGAGGATGATAGCACATTTGCATCCTCTCTGCAGTCGCTGTCCGACCTGTCCATCACCGAGGGCGTGGACGAGGCCTTCGCCTTCCGGGATGACACTTCAGCTGCCTCCTCTGACCCCGACTTGGCCTCCTACACAGGGGCTGATGATGACAGGCTGTACAGCGGAGAGCCCCACGCACAGCCCACCACATTGCTCCAGGACAGCCCTGGGGAGGCTGCCTCCTGGGGCCCAGAGCTTGCTCTTGGGGTGTCCGAGGGAGAGGCTGGCCAGGCTGCCAAGAGTCAAGAACCCATCTCCGAGATAATGAGGGTGGGTCCCGCTGCAGCCCAGGTGTCTTCTGCTGCTATGGCCCCTCACATCCCACAGGAATCTCTGGACTTCACTGGGGTGAGCCCTCAGGCCCAGGGAGAAGAGCCAGGCTTCACCATGGGACCAGTACCTGTTGCCCCAGTCCCATCTCAGCCTCTGCAGGAGGGAGACACTGCTACTTTAGGCCCAGAGCCCTGGATTTTGAAGGGAGAAGCAGACCTCAACTCTCTGCAAACCCTGAAGGAAGACACAGGCCAGGAGTTTGCCACTGCAACCAGCCCTGAACCCCAGCCAGAAGTGGATCCAGCAGCATTCCCACATCTGCAGGACGCAGGTTTCCCCTTGGCCCAGGAATCTGCCTCCAAGACCAGCCCTGAGCCCCATCTGGAAGAAGAGGACCTGACAGCATCCTCACCCCTCCAGGATGCAGGTCTCCCTTTGGTCCAGGGATCTGCCTCTGAGGTCagccctgagccccagtcagGAGAAGATCTGACAGCATCCTCACCCCTGCAGGATGCAGGTCTCCCCTTGGTCCAGGGATCTGTACCTGAGGTCAGCCCTGAGCCCCAATCAGAAGAAGAGGACCTGACAGCATCTGTGCCCCTGCAGGATGCAGGTCTCCCCTTAGTCCAGGGACCTGCCTCCGAGCCCATCCCTGAGCCCCAGTCAGAAGATCTGACAGCATCCTTACCCCTGAAGGATGAAGGTCTCCCCTTGGTCCAGGGATCTGCCTCCAAGGCCagccctgagccccagtcagAAGAAGAAAATCTAACAGCATCCTCACCCCTGCAGGATGCAGGTCTCCCCTTGGTCCAGGGATCTGCTTCTGAGGCCAGCCCTGAACCCCAGTCAGAAGAAGAAGATCTAAGAGCATCCTCACCCCTGCAGGATGCAGGTCTCTGCTTGGTCCAGGGATCTGTCTCTGAGGTCagccctgagccccagtcagAAGAGGACATGACAGCATCCTCAACCCTGAAAGATGCAGGTCTCCCCTTGGTCCAGGGATCTGCCTCCGAGGCCAGCCTGGAGCCCCAGTCAGAAGAAGAAGATCGCACAGCCTCCCTACCCCTGCAGGATGCAGGTTTCCCCTTGGTCCAAGGATCTGCTTCTGAGGCCAGCCCTGAGCACCAGTCAGAAGAAGATCTGAAAACATCCTCACCCCTACAGGAGGCAGGACTTCCCTTGGTCCACGAATCTGCCTCTGAGACAAGCCCTGAGCCCGAGTCAGAAGAAGAGGACCTGacagcctccccacccctgcaggaCGCAAGTCTCCCCTTGGTCCAGGGATCTGCCTCTGAGGCCagccctgagccccagtcagAAGAAGAGGACCTGACAGTATCCTTACCCCTGAAGGATGCAGATCTCCCCTTGGTCCAGGAATTTTCCTCTGAGGCCagccctgagccccagtcagAAGAAGATCTGAGAGTATCCTTACCCCTGAAGGATGCAGATCTCCCCTTGGTCCAGGAATTTTCCTCTGAGGCCAGCCTGGAACCCCAGTCCGAGGAGGACCTGACAGTATCCCCACCCCTGCAGGACACAGGTCTCCACTTGGTCCATGGATCTGCCTCCGAGGCCagccctgagccccagtcagAAGAAGAGGACCTGACAGCATCCCCACCCCTGCAGGATGCTGGTCTCCCCTTGGTGCAGGGATCTGCCTCCGAGGTCAGCCCTGAGCCCCAGACAGAAGAAGATCTGACAGTATCCTTACCCCTGCAGGATGCAGATCTCCCCTTGGCCCAGGGATCTGCCTCCGAGGTCagccctgagccccagtcagAAGAAGAGGACCTGACAGCATCCTCACCCCTGCAGGATGCAGGTCTCCCCTTGGCCCAGGGATCTGCATCTGAGGTCagccctgagccccagtcagAAGATCTGACAGCATCCCCGCCCCTGCAGGAAGCGGGTCTCCACTTGGTCCAGGGATCTGCCTCCGAAGCCagccctgagccccagtcagAAGAAGAAGTGACAGTGTCCCCACCCCTGCAGGACACAGGTCTCCCCTTGGTCCAGGGATCTGCCTCCGAAGCCAGCCCTGAGCCCCAATCAGAAGAAGACGATCTAAGGGCATCCACACCCCTGCAGGATGCTGGTGTCCCCTTGGCCCAGGGATCTATCTCTGAGGCCAGCCTGGAGCCCCAGTCAGAAGAGGACCTGACAGCATCCCCGCCTCTGCAGGACACTGGTCTCCCCTTGGTCCAGGGATCTGCCTCCGAGGCCAGCTCAGAGCCCCAGTCAGAAGAGGACCTGACAGTATCCCCGCCCCTGCAGGACACAGGTCTCCCCTTGGTCCAGGGATCTGCCTCTGAGGTCagccctgagccccagtcagAAGAAGAGGACCTGACAGCATCCCTGCCCCTGCAGGATGCAGGCCTGCCCTTGGTCCAGGGATCTGCCTCTGAGGCCAGCCTGGAGCACCAGTCAGAAGAAGAGGACCTGACAACATCCCTGCCCCTGCAGGATGCAGATCTGCCCTTGGCCCAGGGATCTGCCTCCGAGGCCAGCTCAGAGCCCCAGTCAGAAGAGGACCTGACAGTATCCCCGCCCCTGCAGGACGCAGGTCTGTCCTTGGTCCAGGGATCTGCCTCCGAGGCCAGCCTGGAGCACCAGTCAGAAGAAGAGGACCTGACAGCATCCCCACCCCTGCAGGACGCAGGCCTGCCCTTGGTCCAGGGATCTGCCTCCAAGGCCAGCCTGGAGCACCAGTCAGAAGAAGAGGACCTGACAGCATCCCCACCCCTGCAGGACGCAGGCCTGCCCTTGGTCCAGGGATCTGCCTCCGAGGCCAGCCTGGAGCACCAGTCAGAAGAAGAGGACCTGACAGCATCCCCACCCTTGCAGGACGCAGGCGTGCCCTTGGTCCAGGGATCTGCCTCCGAGGCCAGCCTGGAGCACCAGTCAGAAGAAGAGGACCTGACAGCATCCCCACCCTTGCAGGACGCAGGCGTGCCCTTGGTCCAGGGATCTGCCTCCGAGGCCAGCCTGGAGCACCAGTCAGAAGAGGACCTGACAGCATCCCCACCCTTGCAGGACGCAGGCGTGCCCTTGGTCCAGGGATCTGCCTCCGAGGCCAGCCTGGAGCACCAGTCAGAAGAAGAGGACCTGACAGCATCCCTGCCCCTGCAGGATGCAGATCTGCCCTTGGTCCAGGGATCTGCCTCCGAGGCCAGCTCAGAGCCCCAGTCAGAAGAGGATCTGACAGCCTCTCCACCCCTGCAGGGTGCAGGTCTCCCCTTGGTCCAGGGATCTGCCTCCGAGGCCAGCTCAGAGCCCCAGTCAGAAGAAGACCTAAGAGCATCCTCACCCCTGCAGGATGCAGGTCTCCCCTTGGTCCAGGGATCTGCCTCTGAGGCCAGCTCAGAGTCCCAGTCAGAAGAAGAGGACCTGACAGCATCCCTGCCCCTGGAGGACGCAGGTCTCCCCTTGGTCCAGGGATCTGCCTCCGAGGCCagccctgagccccagtcagAAGAAGAGGATCTGACAGCATCCCTGCCCCTGCAGGACGCAGGTCTCCCCTTGGTCCAGGGATCCGCCTCCGAGGCCAGCCCTGAGCCCCACTCAGAAGAAGAGGATCTGACAGCATCCCTGCCCCTGCAGGACGCAGGTCTCCCCTTGGTCCAGGGATCTGCCTCTGAGGCCAGCTCAGAGCCCCAGTCAGAAGAAGACCTGACAGCATCCTCACCCCTGCAGGATGCCGGTCTCCCCTTGGTCCAGGGATCTGCCTCCGAGGCCAGCTCAGAGCCCCAGTCAGAAGAAGACCTGACAGCATCCTCACTCCTGCAGGATGCAGGTCTCCCCTCCAGTCAAGTATCTGCCACCAGTGCCAGCCCTCAGGCCCTTATGACTGACGCAGGCTGTACCCAAGGGACAGAACCCACAGTCACTGCAGCCCGTAGGAAAGGAAGCAAGACCCTGGGACTAAGGCCAGCGCCTGAGCAAAGAGACCCAGACCACACTGGAGGCTCAGACTCTCTGGCCTTGGATCAGATACATCTGGGTGGCCCAGACCTACCTGCAGATGCTCGGACACCCTTGGAGGGAGATGCAGGCCCCTCCAAGCCTGCCACAGAGATCCCAGACATACCTGAGCCTTTCACAGCTGTCCAAGGTCCCCCAAAGCCTGACTCCAGTGGGGAGGAAGTAGCCAAGGGCATTTTGGCACCTGAGCAGGAAGCCTTTCATGATGTCTGTGCACATGGGGGTGATGGAGCTGAGTCTAGTTCACTCCCAAAGAAAGCCCTGGGGGCTGAGCACCAGGGGCATGAAGCCCTAAAGCCAGTGGTTCATGGCCCAGGGGTGTGTCCCACTGCCAGCCTGGAGGTTGGCCAGTTGGGGCCCCCAAGCccagtggaggagggaagggccaCTCTTGGGCACAGGCTTCCCATGGCTGTGGGCTcagaggctgggctgggctcctGCTCAGAGTCTCCTTCAAGAGCTGTGCCCAGGCTGGGAGGGCACTGTGCCAAAGATCCTGCCCCAACATCTCCACTGCCCTTGAGGCAGTCAAAGCCTGTGCTGGGCCCAGGCAGGGGAGAGCAGGCCCAGGCAGCACTTGGAGTCCTTGGCCCCTCCCCACTGCAGCCTCCAGAAAGCCCCATAGGGGGCCTGCCCAGTACACCCCAAGACAGGATCCAGAGCCCTGAGCCCCCTGCTCCTGGTGCCCTCATGGAGGCAGTCCCAACCCCCCTGGcatcccctgccccctgcccttgcCGGGGCCCCCGGGAAGACTTGGTGGAGGGCGCAGAGCCCCTGGGCTCTCCGGGCCACCCACCACCTCGGCCAAGAGCCCAGCGGGCGGTGGCTGCCTCCTCAGGGATCACAACCCCCCCTGGGGCTGGGCAGGtcagcctcccaccccaccccaccctcctcagCCCCAAGGCAGCCCCCAAGAGGGGTACCCATGCCAAAGACCCGGCCTCGAGGCTCTCACCCCCTCGCCAAGTGCCTCCGGGCCCCGGGCCCCGGAGCCCAGCCGGCCCTCGAGCGCTCCCAGCCACTGAGCAGGATGACGGCGACAGTCTGGAGGAAG ACTCGCCCCGCGCTCTGGGCTCCGGCCAGCACTCGGACAGCCACGGGGAGTCATCAGCCGAGCTGGAGGAGCAGGACCTCCCAGGACCGCAGACCGCACAGTGCCCAGCCCAGGTGCCCGAAAAG GCCCCAGCCGGCAGCGGGAGCGAGGAGACAGTCGCCAAAGCCAAGCAGAGTCGCAGTGAGAAGAAGGCCCGAAAG GCGATGTCCAAGCTGGGCTTACGACAGATCCAGGGGGTCACCAGGATCACCATCCAGAAGTCCAAGAACATCCTCTTTGTCATTGCCAAGCCTGACGTCTTTAAGAGCCCAGCCTCAGACACCTACGTGGTCTTCGGCGAGGCCAAG ATCGAGGACCTGTCGCAGCAGGTGCACAGGGCTGCGGCCGAGAAGTTCAAGGTGCCCTCGGAGCCCTCTGCCCTGGTGCCCGAGTCAGCGCCTGGGCCGAGGGCGAGACCTGAGTgcgagcaggaggaggaggaggaggaggaggag GTGGATGAGGCAGGACTGGAGTTGCGCGATATCGAGCTGGTGATGGCGCAGGCCAACGTGTCAAGGGCCAAGGCCGTGCGGGCCCTGAGGGACAACCAGAGTGACATCGTCAATGCCATCATG GAGCTGACAATGTAG